In Cloacibacillus sp., the DNA window GTATCTCAGGACGCATCTTCCAGACAAAGGAGAGCACCGCGCCGGTGACCAGCCCCTCCACAAGGCCGATGGCGAGGTGTATCGGCTGCATCAGAAGCACAAAGGAAGAGAAGGGCAGCGCCGTGATGCCGGAGGAGAGCGTCTCCACGACAACCGCGAAGGCGCCGAGCTGCAGGGCGGCGACGACCGATACCACCGAGGCGAACATGAGCCGCCCGGAGGATACCCCCCGCTTCATCAGCGGTTTGAAAAGCAGCGGATAGACGAAAAGGCAGGGAATGACCCCCATATTAAAGATATTGCTGCCGAGCGCGAGCAGTCCGCCGTCGGCAAAAAAGAGACACTGGATGACAAGCACCGCGGAGATCGAAAGCAGCGCCGGAGCGCCTCCGAGCAGCGCCGCGAGCAGTATCCCCCCGCCGATATGGCCGCTGGAGCCGGTGGCGGGAATCGTGAAGTTTATCATCTGCGCCGCGAAGACGAAGGCTCCGGCGACGGCCATTATTGGGAGCTTTTTTTCCGAGAGCTCCTCTTTTTTGATCTTGGCGACCGACCAGGCGATCGCCGCACCGCTCGCCGCGCACATCGCGAAGGCGACGGACGGCGATAACAAAGCGTCTGACATGTGCATGATACATTCCTCCGATATCTGTAAAAAATTACGCCTCGAAAGGCAATCCCATCCTTGGAGAGAGACCGCCTTCGTGGCAATCATTCAAAATCAATTCACTGGATACAACGTGTAACAGAAAGGCCGCGCCCTGCGGCGCGCGCTCCGCCGGCAACGCAGCCGGCGGCTCCTGGAAACCGCTTCTGCGGCTTGTACGGCCTCTTCGTGAGGCGCGGGAGGTTTTGCTGCCCGTATATCGCGCGGCGGAAATTTTTCAAATATCCGTCCCGCGTTTCCACATGGTATAGCATATCACTTAGAGCTGGCTCTAGGTCAAGTATTTTGCAGATATTTTCAAAAATTTTTTCGATGCAGCAAGACAAAGGGACGACCCAGCTGCGGCCGCCCCTCTTTATTATCCGTCCTTATGCCCTTAACGGATGAAATTCGTCGCGATTCGCTCCTCGTAAACAGGCGCGGCGACGCCCGCTTTGCGTCCCGCCTCGATCGACTTGAGAAGCCAGGCCATATTTTCTCCGAGCGCGCGCATCGTCTGCAGACCTTCCCCGTCCCGCCGCACATCCTCTGGGGTGAAGCCATGCACCTGGTTCCAATACTGCGAGCCGACGACATTCATATTGCTGATCGTAAAATACTTATTCAGCCGGTCAAAGGCCGCCGAAGCCCCGCCGCGCCGGCAGGAGACCACCGAGGCGGCGAGCTTGCCCGCCATCCGTCCGCCGCTGCTGAAAAAGAGGCGGTCCAGGAAGGCGCAGAGCTGCCCCGCGGGCGCTGCGTAATAGACTGGAGAACCGACGACGAGCGCCGCGAATTCGTCGAGACGCGCCGACATCTTGTTCACCTCATCGTCAAAGACGCACTTTCCCGCCGTCTGGCACTTCATGCAGGCGATGCAGCCCGCGACGGGTTTCTTGCCGAGATAAAACATCTCCGTCTCGATGCCGTGCTTCGCAAGGACGCCTCCGACCTCGCAAAGCGCCGTATAGGTGCAGCCGTGTTCGTTGGGGCTGCCGTTGATCATTAAAACTTTCATGATTCTTCCTCCTAATATGAAGGAGCAGGCGGTCCGTGAAAGAGCCGCCTACTCTATGTTATATTACCGATCGATGCTGCAATTCCGCTTTATCTTACCGCACGAAGGGCGGCCTGTCTGCGCAAAAGATACGAAAAAACCGCAAACCATTAATAGGGTACTAAAAAGAGAGAGATGTCGGAACGCCGTGCCGCATCTCTCTCCCTTTTTTGTCACTCCATGACGGGAAACGGTTTATATCCCTGTCTCCCTCTTCCGCTATTTATCTATCTTGACGAGTTCGTACCTTTGGCTGCCGAGGCCGATCTTCTCGCCGTGCTCTAAAGTGTGCGCGCCGCTGCGCGATTCCATGCGCTCAATGAGCGATTTGCCGTCCGGCGCGGCGTAGACGAGATCGACGCAGGCCTTGTCAAGCGCCACCGGGTCAAGCGAGGCCAGTATCCCGATGTCGTGCATGTCTGGCTCCGCCGGGCTGCTGTCGCAGTCGCAGTCCACGGAGAGCCTGTTCATCACGTTGATATAGAGGATCCTGCCGCCGAGACTGTCAACGACCGACTTGCCGGCCTCCGCCATCGATTCGAGAAAGGCGGTCTGATCGCCGCCCCAGGGGCTGGTGTCGCTCCGGCCGCCGCTGTGGATACGCGCCTTGCCCTTCGCCGAAGCGATGCCGATGGAGATGTTTTTGACCGCGCCGCCGAACCCGGCCATCGCGTGACCTTTGAAATGTGATATGACCACATAATAGTCATAATTTTTGAAGTGCGAGCCGACGAGGTTTTCCTTGAAATACTTGCCGTTTTTCACCGGCAGGCCGATCGAACCGTCGGCGTCCTGGATGTCCACCTTCGCGATGGCGGTGAAGCCGTGCTCGCACGCCACCTCCATGTGCAAGGTCGCATCGGCGCGCGCGCCGTTATAGGCGGTGTTGCATTCGACGATCGTACCCTTCACCGACTGCACAAGCCCCTTGATGAGGTTGGGATCGAGAAAGTTGTGTCCGCCGCGCTCGCCCGTACTGATCTTGACCGCCACGTTTTTGCCCTCGGCCCGGCTCTCCAGAGCGTTATAGACGGCCGTCAGGCCCACGGCGCTGATATCCTTCGTCATATAGACCTTCGGCGGAGCAGCCTCCGCCATCGCGCAGACAAAAACTACAAGCGCCAGTACCGCCGCCGTGACGCCGCTAAAAAATTTTCTCAATTTTTAATTTCCCCCTTACGGCATATTTCACAGATGCCGCCTCCGTCTTAAAAAAGTCCTCCGCCAAATTCATTCGCGGATCGTACCGGGGAAAATATAAACCTTAGAGCCGACTCTAAGTCAAATGCTGAAAAAAGCTTTGCGCGACGAAGGCTATTTCGTATATAGGAGCCGCTCAAATCTTGCGAATGATTGATTTTGTCTTATCAAGCGGGTAGGGAAGACGGTCGGTGGTAAAATATTCGATTCCTTTGATAACGGCAACGCTTTCGCCGCCATTCTCTCCCACTGGAACCAGAACACGGTCACCCAGCTTCAGCGAAGGGTCTTCAGTACGGTAGTGGTAACGTTTTCCGCCGGGAGTAAATTCTACGCCGCAGTATATATATTCGGCGGCACCAACCTTGTATTTAAAAATTTCCGTATCCAGCAAGAGGGTAAATTGCCCATAAAATGACAGAAACCACACGAGTTTGTCTATCAGCTTCCGCCATCTTTTTGTAAAGTCACCGAGGCTGTTATCATATATAAAAATCTCGTTTTCACCACGATGATGCGCAAGTTCAATGGACAATCTAGGCTTACCTTCATTAGATTCACATGTATCGTCGCCGCTAAAACCGGAGAAAAATTCCCCGCACCAGTCCAAGAGGTTCGTGATACCGCCGCGCACATAATATTCATGTTTCACAACGCAGTTTGTGCCAATGTTTATCCTGTAGATGAGCTGCTGGGATTTCCTGTCGACTGATAAATACTCGTTATAATCCCCAATCAAATTGGGCAGTACGGATGGGGAACAGACGCCGGAACCGGCAAAAGATGGCCGATGATAACGTATTTTAAGGCCATCCAGACGATCAGAGGCGATGAGCTCAGCGTCAGGGGCAAGGATATCCATGATTTCTATAAACTCATCCCAATTAGGCGGATAGAAGCCGCTTCCGAATATACGTTTACGACATCCCTCCGTATCGGCATATTCGAGCTTCCACTGAATACCCTCAATCAATAAATCTTTCGGCCTATACTCTGAACGCCAATCATCCAGACGTACTCTTCCAAGGCGGGAGAGCCACGCCAGACTGGTCTTCCTCGGGAGTGAAGCGTCTAATATATTTGGCTTGCATGGTGCCATAAATTTTACACTGTAAAATATACGCTCATTTTTTACGTGAAGATTTATAGTCGTATAATGGCCAAAGCTGCCAATGCAAAAATTAAGGTATTTCAGCATGAAATTTTCCTCATCCCTTCCTGTTACAGAGCTCCGGAGAACCGATAAAACCGCGTAACCTCCGGCATTCACTATAAGCTATTGCCACGCTAAAAATATTGTCATTTATCGTCGTCGTCAAAGATAAAATAATCTTCTGAGGGGATAAACTCCGTCCCTTCTGGTATCTCGACATCATAGAAATGCAGTTTGCCTTTTACCGGAAATGGCGGGACTGCCACCTTGGGCTCCGCGAGAGTCCAACCGTAACCGCAAAAATCTTCGTCTTTTAGGCCGCTGTTATCTTCAAAGGGCATAGCGGCATCGGCCATCGTGGCGGTCATCGGCGAAACATCGGTCAGGTTCACGACACAAACAGTACAGCCGAGCGGGAATTGTTCTTGATCTAGTTTTTCAAAATCCATATCCCGCTGCGATGAGGCGCAGATGAGGATCGGACCGCGATAGTCCGTCTTCCACGAACGCATTTCTACCGTTTTCTGGCCTGTGGCGATCCATGTCGCCCACGGCTGTTTCACAGACATAGCTCTCATCGTCTTCATCATGCCGCCTCCATATTTTCCGCTCCTGACTAAAGTGTTCCAAGCGGCTATTTTTACTGCGGGTTCTTATAATATATTGATATCATATCATAATCCACCGCTGACTTGGGCAGGATACCTCGGGATATAACAGGAGCGCATAAAGATAAAGACCCTTTGAAGGGGTCTTTTTGTAAACACCATATTTTACGGCGAAGGTCATTCTTGCCCGACGGCAACATCGCTGTAACGTGACGATATTTTCTCACGTAGCTTTTCGCGCGTTCGCTGCAGTTCGGCGATCCTCTCGTCAAGTAGCCGCATCTGTTCGGCCAGCAGCCGCGCCCTTTCCTGCCTGGTCGGCTCTCCCTGCTGATAGAGGGCGACATATTTTACAAGGATATCTATGGGAACGCCCACATCCCGCATACATTTTATAAACTCTATCCAACAGAGGTCCGTATCTCCGTAGCTGCGCAGGCCCGCGCCCGTGCGCGCGACCTTCGGTATCAGCCCGACCCTTTCGTAGTAGCAGAGGGTCTCGACGGAGAGCCCTGTCTTCTTACTTACTTCGGTAATGTATATTTTTTTCACCTCCGCAAAAGATTATTACGCGGCGCAAAGTTCTATTTTTTTACGACCTCCGCGACGCAGGCCAGAGCGTTGAGCGTGCGCGGGAAACCAATGAACGGCAGACACTGGGTGATCGCCTCGATCATTAGATCCTCACCGTTGCCAACGTTAAGATTGGCCTGCACGTGGCTCTTGACCTGGCTCTCACAGCCGCCCAACGCCGAAAGGATGCAGAGGGTCAGTATCTCGCGCATCTTCACGTCGAGCACGCCGCGCGTATAGAAATCTCCGAAGCAGAAGGAGGCGAGGTACTCGGCTATGTGCTTTCTGTTTGCCGGCGAGGACTGGTACATGCCGTCGAGCCCCGCGGGGAAGATCGATTTCTGCGTTGCAAAACCCTTGGCGTAGCGGTCCTTTTCCGTCACCGTCGCCCGGCTGACAAGCGGCAGTTTGACATTTTTCTCGCGGAAGGCCTCGTTCATCGCGTATGCCCCCTCAAGCGCCTTGGTAAAACCTATGTAGGGCGCGCACTGATAGACCGCCTCTTTTATCTCTTCAGGCGTGACGCCGATGTTGAGCGCCGCCTTCACATGCGCCCTGATATCCTCGCGGTTCTGGTTCGTCGTGAGCACGGCGAGCGTTATGAGCTCGCGCTGTTTATCGGTCAGCAGCCCACGGCGGAAGACGTCTCCGTATAAGAAGCACTCCATGATGCCGGCCAGCTCCTCGCCGCCGTAGTACGCCCCGTCATTTCCTTTGAAAAGCTCCGCAAATTTCGCCCGTCCGGGGTCGCGCCGTTCACGCAGCTGCGCCTTCAGCGCCCACTCGGGAACGATCTCCTCCGCCGCAAAGCAGGCCTTTTCCAGCACCAGCGTCACCACTAGAGTAAAGACAATTACCGTCATCGATATCATAAAATATTTCAACTGCAGCATTACTATCATCCTTTCTTATTTCCCGTTCTCTTTTTTCTTTGTAGCGCACAAAGCTTAATTGCTGGAGCCAACTCCAAGTCAAGCGAAAATTTTAAGAAATTTCACCGGCTATGACCGCTTGCGTTGGAGTAAACTCCAGCATTTATAATCTCGTCAAATGTAAAGGTTGGGAGGGAATATGCCATGAAGATAAACATTCGCCACGCCGCTTTTTTCACGGCCGCGCTGCTGCTGACAGCGGCGATCGCGCTCAACAGGGACGGACGTTTGCTGGGAATGACCCCAGGCGGGAGCAATGAAGGAGAGACACGGACGGAGTGGACGGCAACGGACGGCTCGCGTCTAATTTCCACCGAGGAGCTGGCAAAGGATGTCCTGGGCTTCGGCGGCAATGTTCCGCTGCATATATACATGAGGGAGGGACGCGTCGTACGCGTCGAGGCGCTGGATAATTATGAGACGCCGCCCTTTTTCGCGCAGGTGGCAAGAGACATCCTCCCCGCTTGGAACGGGCTGACTGCCGATGAGGCGCTGAAAAAAGAGGTCGCGGCGGTAAGCGGCGCGACCATCTCCTCCCGCGCCGTGATAGAGAATTTTCGCCGAGGCATGGAATACGCACGGGGAACGGCGTCGGTGTCCAACAAAAGAGAATTTACGACTGTACGCTCGCTGGCGGCGCTCGCGACGGCTCTCTGCGGGCTGTTTCTGCCGTTTTTTATCAAATCACCCAAATACCGTCTCTTCCAGCTGCTGGCCAATACCGCCGTCCTAGGCTTCTGGAGCGGAACCTTTCTTTCACTCTCGCTGCTGACCAACATCGCCACCAACGGAGTGAAAACACAGCACGCCGCGTTGACGCTTCCGCTCCTATTCGCCGCATTCATAATGCCCTTTTTGGGGAAAAAGGGACACTATTGTTCGTGGATGTGCCCGTTAGGTTCGTTACAGGAGCTTCTGAACAGGCTTCCCGTTCCGGGGATAAATATTCCCGCCCCCGCGGTAAAATGGCTCGAATATCTCCGCGAGGCG includes these proteins:
- a CDS encoding energy-coupling factor ABC transporter permease is translated as MHMSDALLSPSVAFAMCAASGAAIAWSVAKIKKEELSEKKLPIMAVAGAFVFAAQMINFTIPATGSSGHIGGGILLAALLGGAPALLSISAVLVIQCLFFADGGLLALGSNIFNMGVIPCLFVYPLLFKPLMKRGVSSGRLMFASVVSVVAALQLGAFAVVVETLSSGITALPFSSFVLLMQPIHLAIGLVEGLVTGAVLSFVWKMRPEILESAESGADIPAGVSMKRVLAALAALTLVTGAILSGFASSYPDGLEWSVMGVTGSDELEASGPAFESAAGIQEKTAFMPDYDYAAPSETAPISGTAAAGIIGSLMTFAAAALIGTVISKSKKHKDAAAKA
- a CDS encoding flavodoxin family protein, with the protein product MKVLMINGSPNEHGCTYTALCEVGGVLAKHGIETEMFYLGKKPVAGCIACMKCQTAGKCVFDDEVNKMSARLDEFAALVVGSPVYYAAPAGQLCAFLDRLFFSSGGRMAGKLAASVVSCRRGGASAAFDRLNKYFTISNMNVVGSQYWNQVHGFTPEDVRRDGEGLQTMRALGENMAWLLKSIEAGRKAGVAAPVYEERIATNFIR
- a CDS encoding DUF362 domain-containing protein, with the protein product MRKFFSGVTAAVLALVVFVCAMAEAAPPKVYMTKDISAVGLTAVYNALESRAEGKNVAVKISTGERGGHNFLDPNLIKGLVQSVKGTIVECNTAYNGARADATLHMEVACEHGFTAIAKVDIQDADGSIGLPVKNGKYFKENLVGSHFKNYDYYVVISHFKGHAMAGFGGAVKNISIGIASAKGKARIHSGGRSDTSPWGGDQTAFLESMAEAGKSVVDSLGGRILYINVMNRLSVDCDCDSSPAEPDMHDIGILASLDPVALDKACVDLVYAAPDGKSLIERMESRSGAHTLEHGEKIGLGSQRYELVKIDK
- a CDS encoding ASCH domain-containing protein; its protein translation is MKTMRAMSVKQPWATWIATGQKTVEMRSWKTDYRGPILICASSQRDMDFEKLDQEQFPLGCTVCVVNLTDVSPMTATMADAAMPFEDNSGLKDEDFCGYGWTLAEPKVAVPPFPVKGKLHFYDVEIPEGTEFIPSEDYFIFDDDDK
- a CDS encoding MerR family transcriptional regulator, coding for MKKIYITEVSKKTGLSVETLCYYERVGLIPKVARTGAGLRSYGDTDLCWIEFIKCMRDVGVPIDILVKYVALYQQGEPTRQERARLLAEQMRLLDERIAELQRTREKLREKISSRYSDVAVGQE
- a CDS encoding carboxymuconolactone decarboxylase family protein → MLQLKYFMISMTVIVFTLVVTLVLEKACFAAEEIVPEWALKAQLRERRDPGRAKFAELFKGNDGAYYGGEELAGIMECFLYGDVFRRGLLTDKQRELITLAVLTTNQNREDIRAHVKAALNIGVTPEEIKEAVYQCAPYIGFTKALEGAYAMNEAFREKNVKLPLVSRATVTEKDRYAKGFATQKSIFPAGLDGMYQSSPANRKHIAEYLASFCFGDFYTRGVLDVKMREILTLCILSALGGCESQVKSHVQANLNVGNGEDLMIEAITQCLPFIGFPRTLNALACVAEVVKK
- a CDS encoding 4Fe-4S binding protein; translation: MKINIRHAAFFTAALLLTAAIALNRDGRLLGMTPGGSNEGETRTEWTATDGSRLISTEELAKDVLGFGGNVPLHIYMREGRVVRVEALDNYETPPFFAQVARDILPAWNGLTADEALKKEVAAVSGATISSRAVIENFRRGMEYARGTASVSNKREFTTVRSLAALATALCGLFLPFFIKSPKYRLFQLLANTAVLGFWSGTFLSLSLLTNIATNGVKTQHAALTLPLLFAAFIMPFLGKKGHYCSWMCPLGSLQELLNRLPVPGINIPAPAVKWLEYLREAVWLAMMMLMWLGVGFELMDYELFSAFLFRHAAPPVLALAAAFLALSLVTPRPYCRFLCPTGTLIRFAQGDCAGAAAAPRVIKLSLAASFAATPLWVIVRAFV